The genomic DNA TCAGTGTGAAATTGGGTTGAGGAGAGGGAGGAATTTCGTCAGAAATTGTCTCGCTCTTTCTAGAACTATTACTATTACTTATGTAATTCTTAATTATTTTATTCTTACTTGGTTCGGTATTTCCGACTTCTTGAATTCGGTTTTCCCGACTTCTTGAGTTCGGAATTTCAGAGTTCTTGAAGTCGGAATTTCCGACTTCAGAAAATTCCCAAGGGTTTGGGGCTTCTTCGAAAGGTGTATCTAATAAAACTGGGTCAGACACAACATTTTTAGGATACAGTCTATTGGGTTGTCTTAGTCCTTGTCTCTCTTCGTCTAGTAGATGGTACTTTATCAGATCTTTCTTTAACTTGATAATCTTATCTTTCTTATAACCGGTATCCCTGATTAATTCTTCATTCGGATAGATAACATATACATCCCCATGCTCATCCACAAATTTACCGGTATCCTTCGCTGTTTGGATGGACAATTTTAAACGGTCATTGATCAGCATATATAGAAATTTTGCTTCTGCGCATAATTTTTGATAATAGGCTATTCCTACTAAAACTTTTGGGAGTTGGTAGTGAATCTCACTCGATTGTATTTGAATTAAACTTTTTCTTCCGTATGCCATCCTAATCCCCCATGCTAAATTTTTGTAGATTACAACCCAATTGATTATCTGATGAAAACGCAATAATATGTTGGGCTTCTAATAGGTTTATGATTGCATTAGCCTCCCATTCAGTCAGATTCCTTAACTGCATTGTTTCTTTCACTAATTCTTGTCTTGTCATGTTAGTTCCTCCACTAAATCAGGATTTTCGGTATCATTTTCTGCTTCTTCCCACATTGGAAATAGTAAGTAAATTGCCATTTCTTGGTGCGAGAATGTCATTGTTGTTCCGATTCCATGTTCCCATTCCTCGAATTTCTTTGACTTTGGCAACCAATCTTTAGTAGCTCCAAAATCATAATGTTTGGGTTTTTCATCACTGAAAATGAACTCTAAGCAACCTAAGAAAGTCAAACCATCTTCCATCATTTGGAGCATCGTAAGCCAACTCCAAATGATTTTGGACTTTTTCAATGATCTTACTTTCCATATTCTTCCTCTAAGTTATCTAGTTGTAGAGCTTGTTCATAGGCTTTCCAAAAATCTTCTAGTTTCCCACTTAGCGGCAATTCCCCGTAGTCAATGTAGCATTGGATAGCTTCATCTAGGTTAGTAGAATTAGTTCCTGCAAATGGTACAGTTTCTAAATCGACTGCGGTATTGTTAAGTATGGATGACTTTAGTCGTTCTAATAGGATAGCTCTACTTCTAGCATCTTTTAAGGTGCTTAAAAATAATTTTCTATCTGTAATAGCCATATCAGCTTATCTCCTTCTCAGGTATCAATTGTTTTAATTCACTAGGGAAGGCATTTTCTACCCAATCTTCAATCATTTTATCTATTTCTTCTTAGGTCATAACATTTAACCTTTTCCAACTTCTCACTTCAGCAAGCCCAAGTAATTAAAAATCGAATACATTGATGCCAAAGCATTTATTACAAAGATAAACAAATCTAACAAATAGGGCTCTCTCTTGTGATAGTTACTAATGAACATGGGATAGAAAATAAAAGCAAAACTAATGTTAAAAATAATCAATGGGTTCATTTGTCACTCCTAAAATTACATAACCATTCCTTAAAACAGCAAAGTCTGACAACACATAGGTTACTTTTCTAACAATACATCGGCTTGTATAACCTTTTTGGGGATCATACTCTCTCAATAGTAGTTCATCCCCAACCTTAAAATCTCGATCGTTATACCGACATTCAAAAGGTTTCGTACCATCTTTGACCGCTTCAAAATACTGCGGATAACATTTCAACATATGTTGTGTCATTTACTTTTCTCCACGTAAAGGTTTTATATTATACTTACAAGCTCTTCTTCAGTCAGTTTCCAGAAACAATGACTGCAAAGAGTTCTGTCTATATCCATCCACCAGCAAGCTCCATGAATAGAATCAATACATGGCGTATTCCAAGTACAGCCACATATCCTACAAATTCCTGTTTCCATATTCTCCCTCCTCGTAACGTTTAAGAAAAACAGCCTCGAAAAAATCCAAAGGAGAGCCCGAAGTTAACAGTAAAGGATATTCATCTTCAGACAAATCATGATCGTAAACTTCTAACATAACTTTCTTAGCTTTGTCGTAACCCAATCTACCTATTTCTGCTATAGGGTTAAATATACCAACCTCCGTATCTTTAATATCTATAGGAATACATTCATATATTGGTTCAGTCTCCTCAGCAGGTATCAATCGTTTCAATTCACTGGGAAAGCCATTCTCTACCCAATCTTCAATCATCTTGTCTATTTCTTCTTGAGTCATAACGTCTCCTTATTGTGACTTTCTTTATATATAATTCATCAACTCCGGATAAAACTCCAAGGTTAGCCACAAGGCTTCTTCATAAGTTAGTTGACTAACATGTCCCCAAGTATGATTCCTACAGCGTTGATAATAGGGATAGCTCCCGTGTTTATTTTTAGGACGTAGTTCATGGATAGCATCTTCTCTCTCATTCCTCCAAAGTAAGCTAGAAGGTTTGTAGTAATAACCGTTTCCTAGCCAAACTCTCCCTAAATTATCATATGGGGATATTTTTACTTCTTCAGTGTGTGTAATAATATTTTCCACGACTTCAATATCTTCTAAATCATCTTGACTATGATCAATAACTTCAAAAATTTCTAATGTATCTAAATTCATTATGATTTCAATTTGATTTGACATCAGATAAAGCATCCTTTCAATATTTTGAGCAAGCAAAAAAGAGAGCAAATTCATGCTCTCTTAGGCTAATGAGGTATTTTATTGTCGTTTTCCCAAAACTCTAGACACTTACCCGGTTCATCCTATGTAAAAAATAGAGAAACTTCCCATAAAAAACCTGTCTACCTCAACCTATTTTTGTTGGTCAGCGGTCTGTAACTGCTGTGTGTTTTTCTATCTAAAAAGAGGACTGCTGCCCATTTTGAGCTGCAGAAGCCTCTATAATCGTTTACCACACCCGTAAGCGATCTTCTGGTTTTACATACATGGGATCACCTTCTTTGACATTGAAGTCTGTATAGAATTGATCAATTTGGTTGACAATGTTGTTAACCCGGTATTTAGCAGGTGGATGCTCATCGCTAATGTTGGCAATGGCAAACTCTTTGGTAGTGACTTCACGCCATGCTCTGCCATAAGACTCAAAGACTTTCTTCGTATCGTAGCCTTTTTTCTGAGCAATATCAATAGCAACCGTCAGGCCACCGAGATCCGCCATGATTTCACCGGTTGAAATTTCGCCATTGACATAGTAGCCTGGAGCCACCTCCAGTTTAGAGTAGATATCTGCTGCCTGCTGAACCTTTTTGTTGAATTTTTCAAGATCTTCTGGCTTCCACCAGTTGACAAGATTGCCATTTTCGTCAAATTGGGAGCCAGCCTTATCAAAGGCATGGGAAATTTCATGACCGATAACAGCCCCGATTCCGCCCAGATTTTCTTCTGGACTGGCTTTTGGATCGTAGAGAGGAGCCTGTAAAATCCCCGCTGGAAAGACAATTTCGTTGTTAGTTGGGCTGTAATAGGCATTCACCGTGTGAGAAGGCATGCCGAACTGCGACTTATCAAAAGGCTTGCCAAATTGCCCCATCTCTTCACGCAATTCAAGTGTTTTTACCATATCGAAGTTAGAAAGAAGACTTCCCCCTTCTTCCTTGGATTGGATAGCAAGTTGTGAGTAATCCTTCCACTGGTCTGGATAGCCGATTTTAACAACCAATGTATCTAGTTTTTTCAAGGCCCGCATCTTGGTTTCTTCAGACATCCACTGCACTGCTTTGATTCGCTCTGCATAAGTCGCTTTAATCTCTTGAACCATAGATAGGATATTAGCCTTGGATTCTTCTGAAAAATGGTGTTTAACGTAAACTTTGCCAATCATATCGGAGAAATTTGCATCAATGGCCGCTTGAGCAACTTCTTTCTGACTCGGAGTATCTACCGCACCGGTTGCTACGCCGTCGTATTTCGCTTTTGCCTCGATTAAATTGCTTGACAGATAAGCATTGTAATGGGCAATCACACGATATTGGAGCAGAGCCTTAAGAGCGTCTAAATTCTTTTCTTGATAGAGTTCATTTAATTTTTTTAGAGCATCTGGATCTGATACGACTGTCGTTGGGGCATTCTGAAGTCCTAACTCAGAAACCAACTCAGCAATCGGTAGGTTGGGAACCAGTGCTTTGACCTCATCCCAAGTCTTCTCGTTATACATGGCTTCAAAGTTATTGGCTTCTTCTTTTGGCCGTTGCACTGCAGCCATCTCTTTTTCCAAATTAAAGAGGAGATCTGCCTTAGAAGAGGCTTCTTTTGAGGATTCTCCTGACAAGCTAAACACTTCCTGCAGATAGGCTTTAAAGGCTTTTTGATTTTTCAATGAAAATTCATCTGTGCCATCATAATTTTCTTTTGGAAAACTTAACTCGTGAGGGTCAACATAGATGGTGTTTTTGTTACTGTCTTTTATATCTTGAGTAACGTTTATATGAAGCAAATTGCGGATGTTTTTGCCGTATAGGGCCACCAGAACCTTGTTGAGTTCTTCCATGGTAGAGGCTTTTTTAATCTCCTCTAGATAAGGCTTAATAGGCTCTAACCCCAATTTGTTGCGAGTATCAAAATCGGCTGCCAATCGGTAAAAATCAATAAGTTTTTTCTCATCACTACCAGCTTGCAGCTTGGAATAGTCCATATCCAGCTGGTCAATCATCTCCTGTATCGCTTCTTGCGTTTTCTCAGAGAGTTGACTCAGATTATCTATTTGCGATTCACCGGCACCTAATTTTGTATCTTTCAACCATTGCGCGTTGATGTAAGAATGAAAATCCGTCTGTGGTGTTGCTTCACCTGCCTTGGGAGCCGAGGAATTGCTTGTGCCACAGGCTGCCAAAAACGTCGCACAGGCGACTGCTACTAATGAAGATTTTAGGGTTTTTCTCATGTTTCTATCCTTTCTTTTTATTGTTAATGTGCTTAGTACCACCGTTTCATCACCATACACATCCTCCTTTAGTAATTAGCGGTCCTAAACGACTCTTTCATCGATCTGCCTTATAAAAATTTTAACATTTATATCTGCTTTTTCTCTGTTGCCCATCTATTGATTCTCTTATTTTTTCAAGTAAGCCTAAATGATTGGAAATAAAAAACACCTACCCGAAGGTAGGTGTAGGTGGGCAATTATGCATTGCCGCCGTTTTTCTTGATGATTTCGTCTTGTACTGACTTAGGTACATCTTCGTAGTGGTCAAATACCATCATGAAGGTACCGCGACCTTGAGTTGCTGAACGAAGTACTGTTGCGTAACCGAACATTTCGGCAAGTGGTACATAAGCACGAACGATTTGTGTGTTACCACGAGCTTCCATACCGTCAACGCGACCACGACGTGCAGTAACGTGACCCATAACGTCACCAAGGTTGTCTTCTGGTGCAGTGATGGTTACAAGCATCATTGGCTCAAGGATAGTTGGTTGAGCTGATTTAGCTGCTTCTTTAAGGGCAAGAGATGCCGCCACTTTGAAGGCTGTTTCAGATGAGTCGACATCGTGGTATGAACCATCGTAAAGCTTCGCTTTGACGTCAACGATTGGGTAACCAGCAAGTACACCGTTAGCCATAGATTCTACGAGACCTTTTTCAACCGCTGGGATGAATTCACGCGGAACCACACCACCGACGATAGCGTTCTCGAACTCGAAGCCTTTTCCTTCTTCGTTTGGTGTAAATTCAATCCAAACGTCACCGAATTGACCTTTAC from Streptococcus oriscaviae includes the following:
- a CDS encoding replication initiator protein A, whose translation is MAYGRKSLIQIQSSEIHYQLPKVLVGIAYYQKLCAEAKFLYMLINDRLKLSIQTAKDTGKFVDEHGDVYVIYPNEELIRDTGYKKDKIIKLKKDLIKYHLLDEERQGLRQPNRLYPKNVVSDPVLLDTPFEEAPNPWEFSEVGNSDFKNSEIPNSRSRENRIQEVGNTEPSKNKIIKNYISNSNSSRKSETISDEIPPSPQPNFTLTRSQSEKYIPPKYYSLLQTIADRYNGKFCQIDLFTGETQNYHLTHKQKMMIGQYLDNDWVTSQEVLDMIDRVPVDCESPLAYLLKMLENLKTERQAEVRRVAHLNAQRFYEGGQT
- a CDS encoding DUF3850 domain-containing protein, giving the protein MTQHMLKCYPQYFEAVKDGTKPFECRYNDRDFKVGDELLLREYDPQKGYTSRCIVRKVTYVLSDFAVLRNGYVILGVTNEPIDYF
- a CDS encoding M13 family metallopeptidase — protein: MRKTLKSSLVAVACATFLAACGTSNSSAPKAGEATPQTDFHSYINAQWLKDTKLGAGESQIDNLSQLSEKTQEAIQEMIDQLDMDYSKLQAGSDEKKLIDFYRLAADFDTRNKLGLEPIKPYLEEIKKASTMEELNKVLVALYGKNIRNLLHINVTQDIKDSNKNTIYVDPHELSFPKENYDGTDEFSLKNQKAFKAYLQEVFSLSGESSKEASSKADLLFNLEKEMAAVQRPKEEANNFEAMYNEKTWDEVKALVPNLPIAELVSELGLQNAPTTVVSDPDALKKLNELYQEKNLDALKALLQYRVIAHYNAYLSSNLIEAKAKYDGVATGAVDTPSQKEVAQAAIDANFSDMIGKVYVKHHFSEESKANILSMVQEIKATYAERIKAVQWMSEETKMRALKKLDTLVVKIGYPDQWKDYSQLAIQSKEEGGSLLSNFDMVKTLELREEMGQFGKPFDKSQFGMPSHTVNAYYSPTNNEIVFPAGILQAPLYDPKASPEENLGGIGAVIGHEISHAFDKAGSQFDENGNLVNWWKPEDLEKFNKKVQQAADIYSKLEVAPGYYVNGEISTGEIMADLGGLTVAIDIAQKKGYDTKKVFESYGRAWREVTTKEFAIANISDEHPPAKYRVNNIVNQIDQFYTDFNVKEGDPMYVKPEDRLRVW